One segment of Stappia sp. 28M-7 DNA contains the following:
- the tsaE gene encoding tRNA (adenosine(37)-N6)-threonylcarbamoyltransferase complex ATPase subunit type 1 TsaE yields the protein MSDTSPASPSRDAEPFPGEISLSCPDEAATVRLAEDIAIMLQPGDCLCLVGDLGAGKSTFARALLRALADDPALEVPSPTFTLVQSYPFEPMPVAHFDLYRLEDEEELDELGLDEILESGAALIEWPERGASRLPDNRLVLRIAAGDTPQARKIALLPPDETWRARLERTLAIRRLIEGNALAGALRRRFQGDASARRFETVRASGADAILIDSTPPPQHQPVLRDGLTYRQLVHLADGVDAVVAVTEALRARGICAPRTYGADIAGGLVLQEDLGRGKVLDGGRPVAERYLAAAGVLARLHGAPPQADLPIPQGCGGGSYRLSRFDPRAMLVEAELFLHWYLPRMGGEVPDGLAETFAGCWQPLFERAAKDRNWVLRDYHSPNLIWREGESGDDRIAVVDTQDAMIGPAAYDVASLAMDARVDVPQELERQVLEHYIARRHQTTPGFDEAAFRRDYAIMGAQRATKILGIFTRLAVRDEKPGYLVHLPRVREYLARCLRHPELAELAGWFDGRLGETG from the coding sequence ATGAGCGATACCAGCCCTGCATCGCCGTCCCGGGATGCGGAGCCGTTTCCCGGCGAGATTTCACTATCCTGTCCTGACGAAGCGGCGACCGTCCGCCTGGCCGAGGACATCGCCATCATGCTGCAGCCCGGCGACTGCCTGTGCCTCGTCGGGGACCTGGGCGCCGGCAAGTCGACCTTCGCCCGGGCCTTGCTGCGCGCGCTGGCCGACGATCCCGCGCTCGAGGTGCCGAGCCCGACCTTCACCCTCGTCCAGTCCTATCCGTTCGAGCCGATGCCGGTCGCCCATTTCGACCTCTACCGGCTGGAGGACGAGGAGGAGCTCGACGAGCTCGGCCTCGACGAGATCCTGGAAAGCGGCGCGGCGCTGATCGAGTGGCCGGAGCGCGGCGCCTCGCGGCTGCCGGACAACCGGCTCGTCCTGCGCATTGCCGCCGGCGACACGCCGCAGGCGCGCAAGATCGCCCTGCTGCCGCCGGACGAGACCTGGCGCGCGCGCCTTGAGCGCACGCTGGCGATCCGCCGGCTGATCGAGGGAAACGCGCTTGCAGGCGCTCTGCGCCGCCGCTTCCAGGGCGATGCCTCGGCCCGCCGCTTCGAGACGGTGCGGGCCTCGGGCGCGGACGCGATCCTGATCGATTCCACCCCGCCGCCGCAGCATCAGCCGGTGCTGCGCGACGGGCTGACCTACCGCCAGCTGGTGCATCTGGCCGATGGCGTCGATGCGGTCGTCGCGGTCACCGAGGCCTTGCGGGCGCGCGGCATCTGCGCACCGCGCACATACGGCGCCGATATCGCGGGCGGTCTGGTGCTGCAGGAGGACCTGGGGCGCGGCAAGGTGCTGGACGGCGGCCGGCCGGTGGCCGAGCGCTATCTCGCCGCAGCCGGCGTGCTGGCGCGGCTGCACGGCGCCCCCCCGCAGGCGGACCTGCCGATCCCGCAAGGCTGCGGCGGCGGCAGCTACCGGCTGTCGCGCTTCGACCCGCGGGCGATGCTGGTTGAGGCCGAACTGTTTCTCCACTGGTATCTGCCGCGCATGGGGGGGGAGGTGCCGGACGGACTGGCGGAAACCTTCGCCGGGTGCTGGCAGCCGCTGTTCGAGCGCGCCGCAAAGGACCGCAACTGGGTACTGCGCGACTACCATTCGCCAAACCTGATCTGGCGCGAGGGCGAGAGCGGCGATGACCGCATCGCCGTGGTCGACACCCAGGACGCGATGATCGGCCCGGCCGCCTACGACGTCGCCTCGCTGGCGATGGATGCGCGCGTGGATGTGCCGCAGGAACTGGAGCGGCAGGTGCTCGAGCACTACATCGCCCGGCGGCATCAGACCACGCCCGGCTTCGACGAGGCGGCGTTCCGCCGCGACTACGCGATCATGGGCGCGCAGCGGGCGACCAAGATCCTCGGCATCTTTACCCGGCTCGCGGTGCGGGACGAAAAGCCCGGCTACCTTGTGCATCTGCCGCGCGTGCGCGAGTATCTGGCCCGCTGCCTGCGCCATCCGGAGCTGGCCGAACTGGCCGGCTGGTTCGACGGCCGCCTCGGCGAGACCGGATAG
- a CDS encoding sensor histidine kinase: MAIEVDTSGRAEHEADRRTSPPAEAGGAPAAARGPNSQRRFRRRILSRIAGSISPYLTSSLTRRILVLNLAGLCALVGGILYLNQFRAGLIDARVQSLLTQGEIIAGAIAASATVETDGLMVDPEQLLQLQAGESVSPTDGSRLTDFPINPERVAPVLRRLISPTRTRARIYDPEGILILDSRHLYARGQILRFDLPPPTTEEPGLWDQIWADVKLWFRRGDLPLYEEIGAGNGRAYPEVEAALAGSPASVVRVSSRGELIVSVAVPVQRFRAVLGSLLLSTQGGDIDAIVRAERIGIVRVFLVAATVTMVLSILLAGTIAGPVRRLAAAAERVRRGIKSREEIPQFSERRDEIGHLASALRDMTNALYNRMDAIETFAADVAHELKNPLTSLRSAVETLPLAKQPQARERLMEVIQHDVRRLDRLITDISDASRLDAELARADAEPIDISTLLLGVCDLANERAAAGEARVEVHINSSRRDHPYRVLGHDSRLGQVVNNLIDNARSFSPPGGTVRVTANRTADMVEIMVDDDGPGVRPELRERIFERFYTDRPESEGFGNNSGLGLSISRQIVEAHRGTISVANRETVDAKTGETRIDGARFTVRLPAESRG, encoded by the coding sequence ATGGCGATTGAGGTGGACACGAGCGGGCGTGCCGAGCATGAGGCCGACCGGCGGACGTCTCCTCCGGCCGAGGCCGGGGGCGCGCCGGCTGCTGCCCGCGGTCCCAACAGTCAGCGCCGCTTCCGCAGGCGCATCCTGTCGCGCATCGCCGGCTCGATCTCGCCCTATCTCACCTCCTCGCTGACCCGCCGCATCCTGGTGCTGAACCTCGCCGGCCTGTGCGCGCTGGTCGGCGGCATCCTTTATCTCAACCAGTTCCGCGCCGGGCTGATCGATGCCCGCGTCCAGAGCCTCCTGACCCAGGGCGAGATCATCGCCGGTGCCATCGCCGCCTCGGCGACGGTGGAGACCGACGGGCTGATGGTCGATCCCGAGCAGCTGCTGCAGCTGCAGGCGGGCGAAAGCGTCTCGCCGACCGACGGCTCGCGGCTGACCGACTTTCCGATCAATCCCGAGCGCGTCGCCCCGGTGCTGCGCCGGCTGATCTCGCCGACCCGCACCAGGGCGCGGATCTACGATCCCGAAGGCATCCTGATCCTCGATTCCCGGCATCTTTACGCGCGCGGCCAGATCCTGCGCTTCGACCTGCCGCCGCCGACCACCGAGGAACCGGGCCTGTGGGACCAGATCTGGGCCGACGTGAAACTGTGGTTCCGCCGCGGCGACCTGCCGCTCTACGAGGAGATCGGCGCGGGCAACGGGCGGGCCTATCCGGAAGTGGAGGCAGCGCTCGCCGGCTCGCCCGCCAGCGTGGTGCGCGTGTCCTCGCGCGGCGAGCTGATCGTCTCGGTCGCGGTGCCGGTGCAGCGCTTCCGCGCGGTGCTGGGCTCGCTGCTGCTGTCGACGCAAGGCGGCGACATCGACGCCATCGTGCGGGCCGAGCGCATCGGCATCGTGCGCGTGTTCCTGGTCGCCGCGACGGTGACCATGGTGCTGTCGATCCTGCTGGCCGGCACCATCGCCGGCCCGGTTCGGCGGCTGGCGGCGGCGGCCGAACGGGTGCGCCGGGGCATCAAGTCGCGCGAGGAGATCCCGCAATTCTCCGAGCGGCGCGACGAGATCGGCCATCTGGCGAGTGCGCTTCGCGACATGACCAACGCGCTCTACAACCGCATGGACGCGATCGAGACCTTCGCCGCGGACGTGGCGCACGAGCTGAAGAACCCGCTGACCTCGCTGCGCAGCGCGGTGGAGACGCTGCCGCTGGCCAAGCAGCCGCAGGCGCGCGAGCGGCTGATGGAGGTCATCCAGCACGACGTGCGCCGGCTCGACCGGCTGATCACCGACATTTCCGATGCCTCGCGGCTGGATGCGGAACTGGCCCGCGCCGATGCCGAGCCCATCGACATCTCGACGCTGCTGCTGGGCGTGTGCGATCTGGCCAACGAACGGGCGGCGGCCGGCGAGGCGCGGGTCGAGGTGCATATCAATTCCTCGCGCCGCGACCATCCCTACCGGGTGCTCGGCCATGACAGCCGTCTCGGCCAGGTGGTCAACAACCTGATCGACAATGCCCGCTCCTTCTCGCCCCCCGGCGGCACGGTGCGGGTGACGGCGAACCGAACCGCCGACATGGTCGAGATCATGGTGGACGACGACGGGCCGGGCGTGCGCCCGGAGCTGCGCGAGCGCATCTTCGAGCGCTTCTATACCGACCGCCCGGAATCCGAGGGCTTCGGCAACAATTCCGGCCTCGGCCTGTCGATCTCGCGCCAGATCGTCGAGGCTCATCGCGGCACGATCTCGGTCGCCAACCGCGAAACGGTGGACGCCAAGACCGGCGAGACCCGCATCGACGGCGCCCGCTTCACCGTGCGCCTGCCGGCCGAGAGCCGGGGATGA
- a CDS encoding MATE family efflux transporter produces MSTLRSPAPASAGHHFRATVALALPIIVSRAALVIMFTVDTVMVGRASAADLAYFGLGVAPQLTLMMVAVGALQATAVLASQALGAGDAPRAGAVLRASLAHALALGLICLFLSMLAEPFFLATGQDADLAAGAARVSHAFGFGMPGILLFVACNLFMEATGRPKTGMVIMLAANLVNVPLNALLGYGWGGWFAAGGAEGIMMASTIARTLAGLTILTILAMQARRDDTFRILPRRSAGAAALGLWADPDARLLRRLGLPMGLAQGVESAAFATVVMMAGWLGTAQLAAYQTTMSLVTLTFMMAIGTGGATAIRVGRAFGEGDMANVGRAGWTGIALGGLWPLPVALLFLLSPETAARAVTSDPRTVEAAAQALFVAGFMLSIDAAMAVTIGALRGLGDVWWPTLWQIGAFWLIAIPVAYVMAIVLAVGAGGLIGGLIAGIIVSFTGLSLRFARQSAMRRLSPVVPL; encoded by the coding sequence ATGTCGACACTTCGCAGTCCCGCTCCCGCTTCGGCGGGGCATCATTTCCGCGCAACCGTGGCGCTGGCGCTGCCGATCATCGTGTCGCGCGCGGCGCTCGTCATCATGTTCACCGTCGACACGGTGATGGTGGGGCGGGCGAGCGCTGCCGACCTTGCCTATTTCGGCCTCGGCGTCGCGCCGCAGCTGACCTTGATGATGGTCGCCGTCGGCGCACTGCAGGCCACCGCCGTGCTGGCCTCGCAGGCGCTGGGCGCGGGCGATGCCCCGCGCGCCGGCGCGGTGCTGCGCGCCTCGCTCGCCCATGCGCTGGCGCTCGGCCTCATCTGTCTCTTCCTGTCGATGCTGGCCGAGCCGTTCTTCCTGGCAACGGGACAGGACGCGGACCTGGCCGCGGGCGCCGCGCGCGTCTCGCACGCCTTCGGCTTCGGCATGCCGGGCATCCTGCTTTTCGTCGCCTGCAACCTGTTCATGGAGGCGACCGGCCGGCCCAAGACCGGCATGGTGATCATGCTGGCTGCCAATCTCGTCAACGTGCCGCTGAATGCGCTGCTCGGCTACGGCTGGGGCGGCTGGTTCGCCGCCGGCGGGGCGGAAGGCATCATGATGGCGAGCACCATCGCCCGCACGCTCGCCGGCCTGACCATCCTGACCATCCTGGCGATGCAGGCCCGGCGCGACGACACGTTCCGCATCCTGCCGCGCCGCAGCGCCGGGGCGGCCGCGCTCGGCCTGTGGGCGGACCCGGATGCGCGCCTGCTGCGCCGGCTCGGCCTGCCGATGGGCCTTGCCCAGGGCGTGGAAAGCGCCGCCTTCGCCACCGTCGTGATGATGGCCGGCTGGCTCGGTACCGCGCAGCTTGCCGCCTACCAGACGACGATGAGCCTCGTCACGCTGACCTTCATGATGGCCATCGGCACCGGCGGGGCGACGGCGATCCGGGTGGGCCGGGCCTTCGGCGAGGGCGACATGGCCAATGTCGGGCGCGCCGGCTGGACGGGCATCGCGCTCGGCGGGCTGTGGCCGCTGCCGGTGGCGCTGCTGTTCCTGCTGTCGCCGGAAACGGCGGCAAGGGCCGTGACCTCCGACCCGCGGACGGTCGAGGCGGCGGCGCAGGCGCTCTTCGTCGCCGGCTTCATGCTGTCGATCGACGCGGCGATGGCGGTGACCATCGGCGCCCTGCGGGGGCTTGGCGACGTGTGGTGGCCGACCCTGTGGCAGATCGGGGCGTTCTGGCTGATCGCGATTCCGGTCGCCTATGTGATGGCGATCGTGCTGGCGGTCGGAGCGGGCGGGCTGATCGGCGGGCTGATCGCCGGCATCATCGTCTCCTTCACCGGCCTGTCGTTGCGCTTCGCGCGCCAGAGCGCGATGCGGCGCCTTTCGCCGGTGGTTCCGCTGTAG
- the ahcY gene encoding adenosylhomocysteinase yields the protein MTTATDYYVKDLSQADYGRKEIDIAETEMPGLMACREEFGEKKPLKGARIAGSLHMTIQTAVLIETLVALGAEVRWASCNIFSTQDHAAAAIAAAGIPVFAEKGETLEEYWDYCDRIFLFPEGTANMILDDGGDATMYILLGARAEAGEDVLSNPGSEEEKILFAQIRKRMAASPGWFTKQRDAIRGVSEETTTGVNRLYQLKAKGLLPFPAINVNDSVTKSKFDNKYGCKESLVDGIRRGTDVMMAGKTAVVCGYGDVGKGSAASLRGAGARVKVTEIDPICALQAAMDGFEVVTLEKAAPTADIVITTTGNKDVVTLDHMRSLKDMAIVGNIGHFDNEIQVEALRNYKWTNIKPQVDMIEFPDGKRMILLSEGRLLNLGNATGHPSFVMSASFTNQVLAQIELWTRPDAYDKDVYVLPKHLDERVARLHLAKLGVELTELSTAQADYIGVKTTGPYKPEHYRY from the coding sequence ATGACCACCGCAACCGATTATTACGTCAAGGATCTCTCCCAGGCCGACTACGGCCGCAAGGAGATCGACATCGCCGAGACCGAGATGCCGGGCCTGATGGCCTGCCGCGAGGAGTTCGGCGAGAAGAAGCCGCTCAAGGGCGCCCGCATCGCCGGCTCGCTGCACATGACCATCCAGACCGCCGTGCTGATCGAGACGCTGGTCGCGCTCGGCGCCGAGGTCCGCTGGGCCTCCTGCAACATCTTCTCGACCCAGGACCATGCCGCTGCCGCCATCGCCGCCGCCGGCATCCCGGTCTTCGCCGAGAAGGGCGAGACGCTGGAAGAGTACTGGGACTATTGCGACCGCATCTTCCTCTTCCCGGAAGGCACGGCGAACATGATCCTCGATGATGGCGGCGACGCCACCATGTACATCCTGCTCGGCGCCCGCGCCGAAGCCGGCGAGGACGTGCTCTCCAACCCGGGTTCGGAGGAGGAGAAGATCCTCTTCGCCCAGATCCGCAAGCGCATGGCCGCCAGCCCCGGCTGGTTCACCAAGCAGCGCGATGCGATCCGCGGCGTCTCCGAGGAGACCACCACGGGCGTCAACCGTCTGTACCAGCTGAAGGCCAAGGGCCTGCTGCCGTTCCCGGCGATCAACGTCAACGACAGCGTCACCAAGTCGAAGTTCGACAACAAGTACGGCTGCAAGGAGAGCCTTGTGGACGGCATCCGTCGCGGCACCGACGTGATGATGGCCGGCAAGACCGCCGTCGTCTGCGGCTATGGTGACGTCGGCAAGGGTTCGGCCGCCAGCCTTCGCGGCGCCGGCGCCCGCGTCAAGGTGACCGAGATCGATCCGATCTGCGCCCTGCAGGCCGCCATGGACGGCTTCGAGGTCGTCACCCTGGAGAAAGCGGCCCCGACCGCCGACATCGTGATCACCACCACCGGCAACAAGGACGTTGTGACCCTCGATCACATGCGTTCGCTGAAGGACATGGCGATCGTCGGCAACATCGGCCACTTCGACAACGAGATCCAGGTCGAGGCGCTGCGCAACTACAAGTGGACCAACATCAAGCCGCAGGTCGACATGATCGAGTTCCCGGACGGGAAGCGCATGATCCTCCTGTCGGAAGGCCGTCTGCTGAATCTCGGCAACGCGACCGGCCACCCGAGCTTCGTGATGTCCGCCAGCTTCACCAACCAGGTGCTGGCGCAGATCGAGCTGTGGACCCGTCCGGACGCCTACGACAAGGACGTCTACGTCCTGCCGAAGCATCTCGACGAGCGCGTCGCCCGCCTGCACCTCGCCAAGCTCGGCGTCGAGCTGACGGAGCTGTCGACGGCTCAGGCCGATTATATCGGCGTGAAGACCACCGGCCCGTACAAGCCGGAACACTACCGCTACTGA
- a CDS encoding PTS sugar transporter subunit IIA produces MIGLVLVTHGRLAEEFKSALEHVVGPQDRVETICIGPDDDMEQRRQDILTAVESVNDGSGVVLLTDMFGGTPSNLAISVMDGTSIEVIAGVNLPMLIKLASVRGESAIAEAVDEARKAGQKYISVASQVLSGQG; encoded by the coding sequence ATGATCGGTCTCGTACTTGTTACGCACGGACGATTGGCGGAAGAATTCAAGTCTGCGCTGGAGCATGTCGTCGGCCCGCAAGACCGGGTCGAGACGATCTGCATCGGCCCGGACGACGACATGGAGCAGCGCCGGCAGGACATCCTGACGGCCGTGGAGAGCGTCAATGACGGCTCCGGCGTGGTGCTGCTGACGGACATGTTCGGCGGAACCCCGTCGAACCTTGCCATCTCCGTCATGGACGGCACCAGCATCGAGGTCATCGCCGGCGTCAACCTGCCCATGCTGATCAAGCTGGCCAGCGTGCGCGGCGAAAGCGCCATCGCCGAGGCGGTGGACGAGGCCCGCAAGGCCGGCCAGAAATACATTTCCGTTGCCAGCCAGGTTCTGTCGGGCCAGGGGTGA
- a CDS encoding ATP-binding protein has protein sequence MSRKARLGLSTAPLAWVASTGLCLANDVPGATHPLFSGTFTPEKVVWMAAVGGAVTFAVTAAVTLIRNMRASSGTLNTATETSARLAARLDRLESLVASDDQRIVMWQPGEDEPFVAGMLEESSGVPRSPARLLAFGSWLEARAAGALEQAVDRLRQHGEAFRMTVPTRTGGMVEICGRVTASAPVLRLRDLTGERKSQALTAERNSAMTRELQTLRALLDGVPSPAWLRDEEGALVWVNAAYARAVETDSGQAAIDARVEFLDAKGRGQMERGRDEKGHSRARLPAVAAGARRIFDVTQIAVDSGTGGIAIDVSELENVRQELGRTIDFHARTLDQLATAVAIFGADRRLQFYNAAFRSLWDLDATFLESNPSDGALLDALRAARKLPEQADYRGWRNKLLETYTSLDAREFWWHLPDGRTLRVIANPHPQGGVTYIYENVTERLDLESRYNSLIRVQGETLDNLSEAVAVFGSDGRLRLWNPAFENIWDLSDDRLGDSPHITRIVDMEMLEPEETATWRQLVTAVTSLADNREPVSGRLDRESGEAIDYATVPLPDGGTLVTFVNVTDSVNVERALLDKNEALEQADQLKNAFIQHVSYELRSPLTNIIGFAQLLSDPKFGPLTAKQGEYVDYILSSSSALLAIINDILDLATIDAGIMELDISSVDVARTVQAAVEGLKDRLADSGIALKLTVADDVGVIQADERRLRQVLFNLISNALRFSDVGGTIDVGCLRTMDAIEFHVRDHGCGIPEDMLDQVFARFVGRDAGQRRRGAGLGLSIVKSFVELHGGTVSIESEEGVGTYVVCRFPFAPDALQHAAE, from the coding sequence GTGAGTCGCAAGGCTCGGCTGGGTCTGTCGACCGCGCCGCTGGCCTGGGTCGCCTCCACCGGCCTGTGCCTTGCCAACGATGTCCCCGGGGCCACCCATCCGCTGTTTTCGGGCACCTTCACCCCTGAAAAGGTCGTCTGGATGGCCGCCGTCGGCGGTGCCGTGACCTTTGCCGTGACCGCTGCCGTCACCCTCATCCGCAACATGCGCGCAAGCTCCGGTACGCTGAACACCGCGACCGAGACCAGCGCCCGGCTCGCCGCGCGGCTCGACCGGCTGGAAAGCCTCGTCGCCTCCGACGACCAGCGCATCGTCATGTGGCAGCCCGGCGAGGACGAGCCCTTCGTTGCCGGCATGCTGGAGGAAAGCTCCGGCGTGCCGCGTTCGCCCGCCCGGCTGCTGGCCTTCGGCAGCTGGCTGGAGGCTCGTGCGGCCGGCGCGCTCGAACAGGCCGTCGACCGGCTGCGCCAGCACGGCGAGGCCTTCCGCATGACGGTGCCGACCCGCACCGGCGGCATGGTCGAGATCTGCGGCCGGGTGACCGCCAGCGCACCGGTGCTGCGCCTGCGCGACCTGACCGGCGAGCGCAAGTCGCAGGCCCTCACCGCCGAGCGCAACAGCGCCATGACCCGCGAGCTGCAGACCCTGCGCGCGCTGCTCGACGGCGTGCCCTCTCCGGCCTGGTTGCGCGACGAGGAAGGCGCCCTGGTCTGGGTCAATGCCGCCTATGCGCGGGCGGTGGAAACCGACAGCGGCCAGGCGGCCATCGACGCGCGGGTCGAGTTCCTCGACGCCAAGGGGCGCGGCCAGATGGAGCGCGGCCGCGACGAGAAAGGCCATTCGCGCGCCCGCCTGCCGGCGGTGGCGGCCGGCGCCCGGCGCATCTTCGACGTCACCCAGATCGCGGTCGACTCCGGCACCGGCGGCATCGCCATCGATGTCAGCGAGCTGGAAAACGTGCGCCAGGAACTCGGCCGCACCATCGACTTCCACGCCCGTACGCTCGACCAGCTGGCGACCGCCGTGGCGATCTTCGGCGCCGACCGGCGGCTGCAGTTCTACAACGCCGCCTTCCGCTCCCTGTGGGATCTCGACGCGACCTTCCTGGAGAGCAACCCGAGCGACGGGGCCCTGCTCGATGCGCTGCGCGCCGCGCGCAAGCTGCCCGAGCAGGCCGACTATCGCGGCTGGCGCAACAAGCTGCTGGAAACCTACACCTCGCTCGACGCGCGCGAATTCTGGTGGCACCTGCCGGACGGGCGCACGCTGCGCGTCATCGCCAACCCGCATCCGCAGGGCGGCGTCACCTATATCTACGAGAACGTCACCGAGCGGCTGGACCTGGAAAGCCGCTACAACTCGCTGATCCGTGTCCAGGGCGAGACGCTGGACAACCTGTCCGAGGCGGTGGCGGTGTTCGGGTCCGACGGGCGGCTGCGCCTGTGGAACCCGGCCTTCGAGAACATCTGGGACCTGTCCGACGACCGGCTCGGCGACAGCCCGCACATCACCCGCATCGTCGACATGGAGATGCTGGAGCCGGAAGAGACGGCGACCTGGCGCCAGCTGGTGACGGCGGTGACCAGCCTTGCCGACAACCGCGAGCCGGTGTCCGGGCGGCTGGACCGGGAGAGCGGCGAGGCGATCGACTACGCCACCGTGCCGCTGCCGGACGGCGGCACGCTGGTGACCTTCGTCAATGTGACGGATTCGGTGAATGTCGAGCGCGCGCTGCTCGACAAGAACGAGGCGCTGGAACAGGCCGACCAGCTCAAGAACGCCTTCATCCAGCACGTCTCCTACGAGCTGCGCTCGCCGCTGACCAACATCATCGGCTTCGCCCAGCTGCTGTCCGACCCGAAATTCGGCCCGCTGACCGCAAAGCAGGGAGAGTATGTCGACTACATCCTCTCCTCGTCCTCGGCGCTGCTGGCGATCATCAACGACATTCTCGACCTTGCCACCATCGATGCCGGCATCATGGAGCTCGACATTTCCTCCGTGGATGTGGCGCGGACCGTGCAGGCGGCGGTGGAGGGGTTGAAGGACCGGCTGGCCGACAGCGGCATCGCGCTGAAGCTGACAGTCGCCGACGATGTCGGCGTGATCCAGGCCGACGAGCGGCGCCTGCGCCAGGTGCTGTTCAACCTGATCTCCAACGCGCTGCGCTTCTCCGATGTGGGCGGTACCATCGACGTCGGCTGCCTGCGCACGATGGATGCCATCGAGTTCCATGTCCGCGACCATGGCTGCGGCATCCCCGAGGACATGCTCGACCAGGTCTTCGCCCGCTTCGTCGGCCGCGATGCCGGCCAGCGCCGCCGCGGCGCCGGGCTCGGCCTGTCCATCGTCAAGAGCTTCGTCGAGCTGCATGGCGGCACGGTCTCGATCGAATCGGAAGAGGGGGTCGGCACATATGTCGTCTGCCGATTTCCCTTCGCACCCGACGCCCTCCAGCACGCCGCCGAGTGA
- a CDS encoding HPr kinase/phosphorylase: protein MSGGDTVHASCILVGSAGILIRGRSGAGKSRLGERILSEARLRGLLALAVADDRVALAARSGRLIASCPPPLAGLWERRGEGIVEVAAEPRAVVRLVVDLVPEGELERMPESEAMRVTLCGIALARLAVPCGHEQDTALDVLAVLTGRASDRA, encoded by the coding sequence ATGAGCGGCGGCGACACGGTTCATGCCTCCTGCATCCTGGTCGGCAGTGCCGGCATCCTGATCCGCGGCCGCTCGGGCGCGGGCAAGTCGCGCCTCGGCGAGCGGATCCTCAGCGAGGCGCGCTTGCGCGGCCTGCTGGCGCTGGCGGTGGCCGACGACCGGGTGGCGCTTGCCGCCCGCTCGGGCCGGCTGATCGCGAGCTGTCCGCCGCCGCTGGCGGGCCTGTGGGAGCGGCGCGGCGAAGGGATCGTTGAGGTCGCGGCCGAGCCGCGCGCCGTGGTGCGGCTGGTGGTCGACCTGGTGCCGGAGGGCGAGCTGGAGCGCATGCCGGAGAGCGAGGCGATGCGCGTCACCCTGTGCGGGATCGCGCTTGCGCGCCTTGCCGTGCCCTGCGGGCACGAGCAGGACACGGCGCTCGACGTGCTGGCCGTACTGACGGGCCGGGCCTCCGACAGGGCCTGA
- a CDS encoding response regulator transcription factor, which yields MPTIALVDDDRNILTSVSIALESEGYRVHTYTDGSSALDRLITDPPDLAIFDIKMPRMDGMELLRRLRQKSDLPVIFLTSKDDEIDELFGLKMGADDFIRKPFSQRLLVERVKAVLRRVQPRDPATSKQESDKLLERGDLIMDQERHTSMWKGQPVTLTVTEFLILYALAHRPGVVKSRNALMDAAYDDQVYVDDRTIDSHIKRLRKKFKLVDDSFDMIETLYGVGYRFREG from the coding sequence ATGCCGACGATCGCACTCGTAGACGACGACCGCAATATCCTGACCTCGGTCTCCATTGCACTGGAGAGCGAAGGATACAGGGTCCATACCTATACGGACGGCTCCTCGGCCCTCGACCGGCTGATCACCGATCCGCCGGATCTTGCCATCTTCGATATCAAGATGCCGCGCATGGACGGCATGGAGCTGCTGCGGCGGCTGCGCCAGAAGTCCGACCTGCCGGTGATCTTCCTGACCAGCAAGGACGACGAGATCGACGAGCTGTTCGGTCTCAAGATGGGCGCCGACGACTTCATCCGCAAACCGTTCTCGCAGCGGCTGCTGGTGGAGCGCGTCAAGGCGGTGCTGCGCCGCGTGCAGCCGCGCGACCCGGCGACGAGCAAGCAGGAAAGCGACAAGCTGCTGGAGCGCGGCGACCTGATCATGGACCAGGAGCGCCACACCTCCATGTGGAAGGGCCAGCCGGTGACGCTGACCGTCACCGAGTTCCTGATCCTTTACGCGCTCGCCCATCGTCCGGGCGTGGTCAAGAGCCGCAACGCCTTGATGGATGCGGCCTATGACGATCAGGTCTATGTGGACGATCGCACCATCGATAGCCATATCAAGCGGCTGCGGAAGAAGTTCAAGCTGGTCGACGACAGCTTCGACATGATCGAGACGCTGTACGGCGTCGGCTACCGCTTCCGCGAGGGCTGA
- a CDS encoding HPr family phosphocarrier protein, with amino-acid sequence MMDQMQAAGLTRDLKIVNRRGLHARASAKLVKLVETFDAEVVVMKDGQSVGGNSIMGLMMLAASPGCSIRVSATGTEAESALAAISELVESGFGETD; translated from the coding sequence ATGATGGACCAGATGCAAGCGGCCGGGCTCACCCGCGACCTGAAGATCGTCAACCGGCGCGGCCTGCATGCCAGGGCCTCGGCCAAGCTGGTGAAGCTGGTCGAAACCTTCGACGCCGAGGTGGTGGTGATGAAGGACGGCCAGTCGGTCGGCGGCAATTCCATCATGGGCCTGATGATGCTGGCGGCCAGCCCCGGCTGCTCGATCCGCGTTTCCGCCACCGGCACGGAGGCGGAAAGCGCGCTCGCCGCCATCTCCGAGCTGGTGGAAAGCGGCTTCGGCGAGACCGACTGA